A window from Hyla sarda isolate aHylSar1 unplaced genomic scaffold, aHylSar1.hap1 scaffold_217, whole genome shotgun sequence encodes these proteins:
- the LOC130319812 gene encoding gastrula zinc finger protein XlCGF26.1-like isoform X2, translated as MSPTTERILELSLEIIYLLTGEDYTVVKKTSGECVAPSRSGGWSRARGPITEPPPPSLIPERNNEQKILELTHKMMELLTGEVPIRCQDVTVYFSMEEWEYIEGHKDLYQDIVMMEDHRPRTSPPDGSRKRNPPERCPAPLHSQDCPGGEDNVLQDDQDENVIEIKTEDEEEEEMDARRDRPCKEEDIPTDISPDGQSKALAQSFFPSTEFDEDENNISRDDPGGNRLLRLGCEKWFELEIDKKTHIEEIQLHCSECRKCSSQKSGFAENIKIHTNEISFRCLKCGRNLKKKSHLMEHDKLNTREKLFSCSTCGKYFTKHSNLIEHENIHKREKLFSCSECGKCFTRNSSLIEHEKIHKGEKLFSCSECGKFFTKKSNLVPHQRIHTGEKPYSCSECGKSFTQKYGLIEHQKTHTGEKPFSCPECGKSFTQKSYLVKHHRSHTGERPFSCLECGKCFTQKSDLINHQRIHTGEKPFLCLECGKEFILKGGLVKHQRIHSGVKPYSCTECGKSYAQRSGLFEHQKLHTGKRPFSCSECGRCFTRKSFLVKHQRIHTGEKPFTCAECGKCYAQQSGLFEHQKLHTGKKPYSCSECGRCFTRKSFLVKHQRIHTGEKPFPCLICGKSFTQKSVLVRHQRIHQQMKGCFEVLHNSFSSP; from the exons ATGTCACCGACCACCGAGAGGATCCTAGAGCTCAGCCTGGAGATCATctacctgctgaccggagag gattacacagtagtgaagaagacatctggagagtgtgtggcccccagcaggtcaggaggatggagcagggcccggggccccatcaCGGAGCCTCCACCTCCCTCACTGATACCTGAGAGGAACAAtgagcagaagatcctagaactcacccacaagatgatggagctgctgactggagag gttcctataaggtgtcaggatgtcactgtctatttctccatggaggagtgggagtatatagaaggacacaaggatctgtaccaggacatagtcatgatggaggaccaccggccccgaacatcaccaccgg atggatccaggaaGAGGAACCCACCAGAGAGATGTCCTGCTCCTCTGCATTCCCAGGACTGTCCGGggggagaggacaatgtcctacaggatgatcag GATGAAAATGTGATAGAAATTAAAACTGAAgatgaggaagaagaagaaatggATGCGAGGAGGGATCGGCCGTGTAAGGAAGAGGACATTCCTACTGATATTAGTCCAG ATGGTCAAAGCAAAGCGTTGGCACAAAGCTTCTTTCCATCCACAGAGTTTGATGAAGATGAGAACAATATATCACGTGATGATCCAGGAGGAAATCGGCTTCTGCGCTTGGGATGTGAGAAATGGTTTGAACTTGAAATAGATAAGAAAACTCACATAGAAGAGATCCAACTTCACTGTTCAGAATGTAGGAAATGTTCTTCTCAGAAGTCAGGTTTTGCTGAAAATATTAAAATTCACACAAATGAGATATCCTTTAGATGTTTGAAATGTGGTCGCAATCTTAAAAAGAAATCACATCTCATGGAACATGATAAACTCAACACCAGGGAAAAACTGTTTTCTTGTTCTACATGTGGTAAATATTTCACAAAACATTCTAATCTAATAGAACATGAGAACATTCACAAAAGGGAAAAGCTGttttcatgttctgaatgtggaaaatgtttcacaAGGAATTCAAGTTTAATTGAACATGAGAAAATTCACAAAGGGGAAAAACTGTTTTCATGTTCCGAATGTGggaaattttttaccaagaaatcaaATCTAGTTCCACATCAGAGaatccacacaggagagaagccgtattcatgttcagaatgtggaaaatcttTTACACAGAAATATGGTCTAATTGAGCatcaaaagactcacacaggggagaaaccgttTTCATGTCCTGAATGTGGAAAgtcttttactcagaaatcatatCTTGTGAAACATCatagaagtcacacaggggagaggccTTTTTCATGCttggaatgtgggaaatgttttactcagaaatcagatcttattaatcatcagagaattcacacaggggagaaaccatttttaTGTTTGGAATGTGGGAAAGAATTTATTTTAAAAGGTGGTCTTGTGAAACATCAGAGAATCCACTCAGGAGTAAAGCCGTATTCTTGTACAGAATGTGGAAAATCTTATGCTCAGAGGTCAGGCCTTTTTGAACATCAAAAACTTCACACAGGAAAGAGGccgttttcatgctcagaatgtgggagatgttttactcggaaatcaTTTCtcgttaaacatcaaagaatacACACGGGGGAGAAGCCCTTCACATGTgccgaatgtggaaaatgttatgCCCAGCAGTCGGGTCTATTTGAACATCAAAAACTTCACACAGGaaagaagccgtattcatgttcagaatgtgggagatGTTTTACCCGAAAATCATTTCTTGTAAAACATCAGAGAATTCATACGGGGGAGAAACCATTTCCCTGTTTGATATGTGGAAAAAGTTTTACCCAGAAATCTGTtcttgttagacatcaaagaaTTCATCAGCAGATGAAAGGTTGTTTCGAGGTCTTACATAATAGCTTCTCCAGTCCTTGA
- the LOC130319812 gene encoding gastrula zinc finger protein XlCGF26.1-like isoform X4, translated as MDARRDRPCKEEDIPTDISPDGQSKALAQSFFPSTEFDEDENNISRDDPGGNRLLRLGCEKWFELEIDKKTHIEEIQLHCSECRKCSSQKSGFAENIKIHTNEISFRCLKCGRNLKKKSHLMEHDKLNTREKLFSCSTCGKYFTKHSNLIEHENIHKREKLFSCSECGKCFTRNSSLIEHEKIHKGEKLFSCSECGKFFTKKSNLVPHQRIHTGEKPYSCSECGKSFTQKYGLIEHQKTHTGEKPFSCPECGKSFTQKSYLVKHHRSHTGERPFSCLECGKCFTQKSDLINHQRIHTGEKPFLCLECGKEFILKGGLVKHQRIHSGVKPYSCTECGKSYAQRSGLFEHQKLHTGKRPFSCSECGRCFTRKSFLVKHQRIHTGEKPFTCAECGKCYAQQSGLFEHQKLHTGKKPYSCSECGRCFTRKSFLVKHQRIHTGEKPFPCLICGKSFTQKSVLVRHQRIHQQMKGCFEVLHNSFSSP; from the exons atggATGCGAGGAGGGATCGGCCGTGTAAGGAAGAGGACATTCCTACTGATATTAGTCCAG ATGGTCAAAGCAAAGCGTTGGCACAAAGCTTCTTTCCATCCACAGAGTTTGATGAAGATGAGAACAATATATCACGTGATGATCCAGGAGGAAATCGGCTTCTGCGCTTGGGATGTGAGAAATGGTTTGAACTTGAAATAGATAAGAAAACTCACATAGAAGAGATCCAACTTCACTGTTCAGAATGTAGGAAATGTTCTTCTCAGAAGTCAGGTTTTGCTGAAAATATTAAAATTCACACAAATGAGATATCCTTTAGATGTTTGAAATGTGGTCGCAATCTTAAAAAGAAATCACATCTCATGGAACATGATAAACTCAACACCAGGGAAAAACTGTTTTCTTGTTCTACATGTGGTAAATATTTCACAAAACATTCTAATCTAATAGAACATGAGAACATTCACAAAAGGGAAAAGCTGttttcatgttctgaatgtggaaaatgtttcacaAGGAATTCAAGTTTAATTGAACATGAGAAAATTCACAAAGGGGAAAAACTGTTTTCATGTTCCGAATGTGggaaattttttaccaagaaatcaaATCTAGTTCCACATCAGAGaatccacacaggagagaagccgtattcatgttcagaatgtggaaaatcttTTACACAGAAATATGGTCTAATTGAGCatcaaaagactcacacaggggagaaaccgttTTCATGTCCTGAATGTGGAAAgtcttttactcagaaatcatatCTTGTGAAACATCatagaagtcacacaggggagaggccTTTTTCATGCttggaatgtgggaaatgttttactcagaaatcagatcttattaatcatcagagaattcacacaggggagaaaccatttttaTGTTTGGAATGTGGGAAAGAATTTATTTTAAAAGGTGGTCTTGTGAAACATCAGAGAATCCACTCAGGAGTAAAGCCGTATTCTTGTACAGAATGTGGAAAATCTTATGCTCAGAGGTCAGGCCTTTTTGAACATCAAAAACTTCACACAGGAAAGAGGccgttttcatgctcagaatgtgggagatgttttactcggaaatcaTTTCtcgttaaacatcaaagaatacACACGGGGGAGAAGCCCTTCACATGTgccgaatgtggaaaatgttatgCCCAGCAGTCGGGTCTATTTGAACATCAAAAACTTCACACAGGaaagaagccgtattcatgttcagaatgtgggagatGTTTTACCCGAAAATCATTTCTTGTAAAACATCAGAGAATTCATACGGGGGAGAAACCATTTCCCTGTTTGATATGTGGAAAAAGTTTTACCCAGAAATCTGTtcttgttagacatcaaagaaTTCATCAGCAGATGAAAGGTTGTTTCGAGGTCTTACATAATAGCTTCTCCAGTCCTTGA